Proteins encoded together in one Nostoc sp. PCC 7524 window:
- a CDS encoding Panacea domain-containing protein: MINCLDVARYFIARSYEDGIEADMTNMKVQKLLYYSQSLHLALYDEPLFDQEIQAWRYGPVCPPAYRFYSEFEAQQLPIPGQEFLSQIPHEQKKLLAEVWEYFGGYHAYRLSGMTHLEFPWKKARKGLPHDASSTEPILLEDMKALGCQKLELIEREHPAYEVVMSKVLEDACNSESSNRIAQGEVRDWLNSLLD; the protein is encoded by the coding sequence ATGATCAATTGTCTAGACGTGGCTCGCTACTTTATTGCGAGAAGTTACGAAGATGGTATAGAAGCCGACATGACTAACATGAAGGTTCAAAAGCTTCTGTACTATTCACAAAGCTTGCATTTAGCATTGTATGATGAGCCATTATTTGATCAAGAAATCCAAGCGTGGCGATATGGGCCTGTGTGTCCGCCTGCTTACAGATTTTACAGTGAATTTGAAGCTCAACAATTACCTATACCCGGTCAAGAATTTTTATCCCAGATTCCTCATGAACAGAAAAAGCTTTTAGCAGAAGTTTGGGAGTATTTTGGTGGTTATCATGCTTATAGACTTAGTGGTATGACTCATTTAGAATTTCCTTGGAAGAAAGCGCGTAAGGGTTTACCTCATGATGCTAGTTCAACCGAGCCAATTTTACTGGAAGACATGAAAGCTTTAGGTTGTCAAAAGCTTGAGTTAATAGAGCGTGAACATCCTGCTTATGAAGTTGTGATGTCTAAAGTATTGGAGGACGCTTGTAATTCAGAATCCTCAAATCGTATTGCTCAAGGAGAAGTCCGTGACTGGCTCAACTCCCTTCTCGATTGA